The following proteins are encoded in a genomic region of Ictalurus punctatus breed USDA103 chromosome 15, Coco_2.0, whole genome shotgun sequence:
- the armc1l gene encoding armadillo repeat containing 1, like: MSAKFVFAVSEAVREPARASKMMDAMSVVTQLRDLASEPQNREAIAKDQGCLPGLVLFLDHKDPQVVFATLQTLRYLAESSQNIVSMKNELGMMVSLETLMENCGLSTDITDLAKEVYEILSAPARTETLRTPVQPMRRNKPQFFINSSNKKAKTVTLHIQGLDGTDQRGVCEEALLKVKGVISFTFQMAMKRCTVRVRADLSTESLASAIAATKVLSAQQVVKNEHGEEVFIPLSTADTHIEENHHLPDYLPEDESPEKQTDRAVSRTAAKQDASGSWLSSAASFLTKTFYW; the protein is encoded by the exons AGAGCCAGCAAGATGATGGACGCAATGTCAGTAGTGACCCAGCTGAGGGATCTGGCGTCCGAGCCTCAGAATCGGGAGGCTATAGCGAAAGACCAGGGCTGTTTACCTGGACTTGTGTTGTTCCTAGACCACAAAGACCCTCAAGTCGTGTTTGCTACTCTGCAG ACCCTGAGGTACCTGGCAGAATCGTCTCAAAACATCGTCTCCATGAAGAACGAGCTAGGCATGATGGTGAGCCTGGAGACTCTGATGGAAAA TTGTGGACTGAGTACTGACATCACAGACCTTGCTAAAGAGGTGTATGAAATACTGAGTGCACCGGCGAGGACAGAAACTCTCAGAACTCCTGTGCAACCGATGAGGAGGAATAAACCTCAGTTCTTCATCAACAGTTCTAATAAAAAGGCCAAAACAGTCACACTGCACATACAGGGTTTGGACGGGACG GATCAGCGAGGTGTGTGTGAAGAGGCTCTTCTGAAGGTTAAAGGAGTCATCAGCTTCACTTTCCAGATGGCTATGAAGAGATGCactgtgcgtgtgcgtgcagACCTGTCCACCGAG AGTCTGGCATCAGCCATTGCGGCAACTAAAGTGCTTTCAGCTCAGCAGGTGGTGAAGAATGAGCATGGAGAAGAG gttttcatcccTCTCAgcactgcagacacacacatagaggAGAACCACCACCTGCCAGATTATTTACCAGAGGACGAGAGTCCTGAGAAGCAGACGGACCGCGCCGTGTCCCGCACTGCTGCCAAACAGGATGCCAGTGGGAGCTGGCTGAGCTCAGCGGCCAGCTTTCTTACCAAAACTTTCTACTGGTGA
- the LOC128635156 gene encoding armadillo repeat-containing protein 1-like, whose translation MKNELGMMVSLETLMENCGLSTDITDLAKEVYEILSAPARTETLRTPVQPMRRNKPQFFINSSNKKAKTVTLHIQGLDGTDQRGVCEEALLKVKGVISFTFQMAMKRCTVRVRADLSTESLASAIAATKVLSAQQVVKNEHGEEVFIPLNTADTHIEENHHLPDYLPEDESPEKQTDRAVSRTAAKQDASGSWLSSAASFLTKTFYW comes from the exons ATGAAGAACGAGCTAGGCATGATGGTGAGCCTGGAGACTCTGATGGAAAA TTGTGGACTGAGTACTGACATCACAGACCTTGCTAAAGAGGTGTATGAAATACTGAGTGCACCGGCGAGGACAGAAACTCTCAGAACTCCTGTGCAACCGATGAGGAGGAATAAACCTCAGTTCTTCATCAACAGTTCTAATAAAAAGGCCAAAACGGTCACACTGCACATACAGGGTTTGGACGGGACG GATCAGCGAGGTGTGTGTGAAGAGGCTCTTCTGAAGGTTAAAGGAGTCATCAGCTTCACTTTCCAGATGGCTATGAAGAGATGCactgtgcgtgtgcgtgcagATCTGTCCACCGAG AGTCTGGCATCAGCCATTGCGGCAACTAAAGTGCTTTCAGCTCAGCAGGTGGTGAAGAATGAGCATGGAGAAGAG gttttcatcccTCTCaacactgcagacacacacatagaggAGAACCACCACCTGCCAGATTATTTACCAGAGGACGAGAGTCCTGAGAAGCAGACGGACCGCGCCGTGTCCCGCACTGCTGCCAAACAGGATGCCAGTGGGAGCTGGCTGAGCTCAGCGGCCAGCTTTCTTACCAAAACTTTCTACTGGTGA
- the armc1l gene encoding armadillo repeat containing 1, like isoform X1: MEDAKYEHRASKMMDAMSVVTQLRDLASEPQNREAIAKDQGCLPGLVLFLDHKDPQVVFATLQTLRYLAESSQNIVSMKNELGMMVSLETLMENCGLSTDITDLAKEVYEILSAPARTETLRTPVQPMRRNKPQFFINSSNKKAKTVTLHIQGLDGTDQRGVCEEALLKVKGVISFTFQMAMKRCTVRVRADLSTESLASAIAATKVLSAQQVVKNEHGEEVFIPLSTADTHIEENHHLPDYLPEDESPEKQTDRAVSRTAAKQDASGSWLSSAASFLTKTFYW, from the exons AGAGCCAGCAAGATGATGGACGCAATGTCAGTAGTGACCCAGCTGAGGGATCTGGCGTCCGAGCCTCAGAATCGGGAGGCTATAGCGAAAGACCAGGGCTGTTTACCTGGACTTGTGTTGTTCCTAGACCACAAAGACCCTCAAGTCGTGTTTGCTACTCTGCAG ACCCTGAGGTACCTGGCAGAATCGTCTCAAAACATCGTCTCCATGAAGAACGAGCTAGGCATGATGGTGAGCCTGGAGACTCTGATGGAAAA TTGTGGACTGAGTACTGACATCACAGACCTTGCTAAAGAGGTGTATGAAATACTGAGTGCACCGGCGAGGACAGAAACTCTCAGAACTCCTGTGCAACCGATGAGGAGGAATAAACCTCAGTTCTTCATCAACAGTTCTAATAAAAAGGCCAAAACAGTCACACTGCACATACAGGGTTTGGACGGGACG GATCAGCGAGGTGTGTGTGAAGAGGCTCTTCTGAAGGTTAAAGGAGTCATCAGCTTCACTTTCCAGATGGCTATGAAGAGATGCactgtgcgtgtgcgtgcagACCTGTCCACCGAG AGTCTGGCATCAGCCATTGCGGCAACTAAAGTGCTTTCAGCTCAGCAGGTGGTGAAGAATGAGCATGGAGAAGAG gttttcatcccTCTCAgcactgcagacacacacatagaggAGAACCACCACCTGCCAGATTATTTACCAGAGGACGAGAGTCCTGAGAAGCAGACGGACCGCGCCGTGTCCCGCACTGCTGCCAAACAGGATGCCAGTGGGAGCTGGCTGAGCTCAGCGGCCAGCTTTCTTACCAAAACTTTCTACTGGTGA
- the nlrp12l gene encoding NACHT, LRR and PYD domains-containing protein 12 — translation MNQCGESAPKVPRLDKLDGPSCVSVKSSNSMLEPIAFKKAASLIQGTTCQSSLPEPVISTTKDKDQRNHAAGFAKSDSPAVTEVKLHYEHKNRLKAKFQHIYHELTIPGQATFLNDVYTELYITESDSGNVRMEHEVRQIEMISRTQTRVEIPIKCNDIFKPIHGHGKPIRSVLTKGVAGIGKTVSVQKFVLDWAEGKANQDIGFIYPLAFRELNLMKGERFSLIKLLQCFTMGTLEATDPQSRKVLFVLDGLDECRFPLDFQNNRRVSDAAEHVSLDVLLTNLINGNLLPDALLWITSRPAAANQIPPQCIDLVSEVRGFNDPQKEEYLRKRISDKKLASRIIAHIKSSRSLFIMCHIPVFCWLSSAVLERTISSLDGEEVPKTLTQMYIHFLLIQTRTKNHRYSDRNEGPSDDDMIVKLGKLAFQQLEKGNLIFYEDDLRTCGIDVKEAVVYSGVCSQIFKEECALTQSKVYCFVHLSIQEFLAAVYVFLMCKCKNKNVLDQTSCTTTDATQALIDMHRNAIDRALKSENGHLDLFLRFLLGLSLESNQTLLHSLLPQVGPSLQNTEATVEYIKMKIEENSSTEKSVNLFYCLNELNELSIVKEVQRYLSSESSSKLSLAQWSALVFVLLTSETKLDVFDLKKYIRSDEGLVRLMLVVKASEIALLDNCGLTERCCKALGSALSSDSSNLRELNLSGNSIGDTGLRLLTEGLGNVKSKLKKLSLSYCRITPQGCFTLASQLLPRLPHLKVLDLSENSLRQTGIQSLATHLKNPECKLETLRLKDCRVTPEGSKALASALISNPSHLKELDLHWNNPGDDPGVEQLAAVMRDPLSKLEVLWLSYGLLTKKTCEALASVLSCSAAHLKAVDLSGNSIQDTGVELLSAGLRSPHCKLEILRLAFCDITEGGATALASALTANPITLKELDLSENPVGDCGLKALSNVIRDFNCRLHTLRLRQSGVTEDGCAALASALSLNPSCLRELNLGNNKLTEAAIKSLCDVPDNGIFQLELNECCLTESCCGSLASVLLNECSSLKVLNLGGNNLQDSGVKTLCGGVGSPNCKLEMLRLFNCGVSEKGCEFLASVLSGKHSVLKELDLSGNNLKDTDTKLLNVLIEDPSNKLDQLNLY, via the exons ATGAATCAGTGTGGAGAAAGTGCTCCTAAAGTTCCCAG GTTGGACAAGTTGGATGGACCGAGCTGCGTCTCTGTGAAGAGTTCAAATTCAATGTTGGAGCcaattgcatttaaaaaagcAGCTTCTCTCATACAAGG AACTACTTGTCAATCATCACTGCCTGAACCTGTGATTTCAACAACCAAGGACAAAGACCAAAG GAATCATGCTGCTGGCTTTGCGAAGTCTGACTCTCCTGCAGTTACTGAAGTAAAGCTGCATTATGAGCATAAAAATAGGCTAAAAGCAAAATTTCAGCACATTTACCATGAACTGACAATACCGGGTCAAGCCACATTCCTGAATGATGTttacacagagctctacatcactgAGAGTGACAGTGGGAACGTTCGAATGGAACACGAGGTGAGGCAGATTGAAATGATATCCAGGACGCAAACCAGAGTAGAAATACCAATCAAATGCAATGACATCTTCAAGCCAATACATGGACACGGCAAACCTATTAGGAGCGTCCTGACAAAGGGAGTTGCTGGCATTGGAAAAACTGTGTCTGTACAGAAATTTGTCttggactgggctgaaggtaAAGCGAATCAAGACATTGGGTTCATTTATCCACTTGCATTCCGTGAACTTAACCTGATGAAGGGAGAAAGGTTCAGTCTAATCAAGCTTCTTCAGTGTTTTACCATGGGTACTCTTGAAGCAACAGATCCTCAGAGTCGCAAAGTTCTGTTCGTCCTCGACGGACTGGACGAATGTCGCTTTCCTTTAGACTTTCAGAACAACCGGAGAGTGTCTGATGCAGCAGAACATGTGTCTCTCGATGTCCTACTGACCAACCTCATCAATGGAAACCTGCTTCCTGATGCTCTCCTCTGGATCACTTCTCGTCCAGCAGCAGCTAATCAGATCCCTCCACAGTGCATTGACCTGGTGAGTGAGGTACGAGGATTTAATGACCCCCAGAAGGAGGAGTATCTCAGGAAGAGAATAAGCGACAAGAAACTGGCTAGCAGAATCATTGCACACATCAAGTCCTCAAGGAGCCTCTTCATTATGTGCCACATTCCTGTCTTCTGCTGGCTTTCCTCAGCTGTTTTAGAGAGAACCATCAGTTCGTTGGATGGCGAGGAAGTTCCCAAGACACTGACTCAAATGTACATACATTTCCTTCTTATCCAAACCAGAACTAAAAACCACAGGTACTCCGACAGAAATGAGGGTCCATCTGATGACGACATGATCGTCAAACTGGGCAAACTAGCTTTTCAGCAGCTGGAAAAGGGCAACCTGATATTTTACGAGGATGATCTCAGGACTTGCGGCATCGATGTCAAGGAGGCTGTGGTCTACTCAGGAGTGTGCTCACAGATCTTTAAAGAGGAATGTGCCTTGACTCAGAGTAAAGTGTACTGTTTTGTGCATCTCAGCATCCAGGAGTTTCTCGCTGCCGTATACGTGTTCCTCATGTGCAAATGCAAGAACAAGAACGTTCTTGACCAGACAAGTTGCACTACAACAGATGCTACCCAGGCACTGATTGATATGCACAGGAATGCCATTGATAGAGCCTTAAAGAGTGAAAACGGGCACTTGGATCTCTTTCTCCGCTTCCTTTTAGGCCTTTCTCTGGAGTCCAACCAGACCCTCCTGCACAGTTTGCTGCCACAGGTTGGACCCAGCCTTCAAAACACAGAAGCGACGGTTGAATACATCAAGATGAAAATAGAGGAGAACTCCTCAACGGAGAAGTCTGTCAATCTCTTCTATTGTCTGAATGAGCTTAATGAGCTCTCTATAGTGAAGGAGGTCCAACGCTACTTGAGCTCAGAGAGTTCCTCTAAACTTTCCCTTGCACAGTGGTCTGCCCTCGTCTTCGTACTGCTGACGTCTGAGACAAAACTTGATGTATTTGACCTCAAGAAGTATATCAGGTCAGATGAAGGTCTCGTGAGGCTGATGTTGGTGGTCAAAGCTTCGGAAATTGCTCT GCTCGATAACTGTGGACTTACTGAGAGATGCTGTAAAGCATTGGGCTCTGCGCTCAGCTCCGATTCCTCCAACCTGCGAGAGCTGAATTTAAGTGGTAACTCTATTGGAGACACAGGGCTGAGGCTTCTTACGGAAGGACTGGGAAACGtcaaaagtaaattaaagaaactaag CCTTTCATATTGTAGAATCACACCACAGGGCTGCTTCACTTTGGCCTCACAGCTTCTTCCCAGACTTCCACACCTAAAAGTACTGGACCTGAGTGAGAACAGCTTGAGGCAGACAGGAATTCAATCACTGGCTACTCATCTAAAGAATCCCGAGTGCAAGCTTGAGACACTAAG ACTGAAGGACTGCAGAGTTACTCCGGAAGGAAGTAAAGCACTAGCCTCGGCTCTGATCTCGAATCCGTCACACCTGAAAGAGCTCGACCTCCACTGGAACAATCCAGGAGACGACCCAGGAGTGGAGCAGCTGGCGGCCGTCATGAGGGATCCGCTCTCCAAGCTTGAAGTCTTATG GTTAAGTTATGGCCTGCTCACCAAGAAAACCTGCGAGGCTCTCGCTTCTGTTCTCAGCTGCAGCGCCGCTCATCTCAAAGCAGTGGACCTGAGCGGAAACTCAATCCAGGACACTGGAGTggagctgctctctgctggccTGAGAAGCccacactgtaaactggagatactgag GTTGGCATTTTGTGACATCACAGAAGGAGGAGCTACAGCTTTGGCTTCTGCTCTTACTGCAAATCCTATAACACTCAAAGAGCTGGACCTGAGCGAGAACCCTGTTGGAGACTGTGGCCTGAAAGCACTCTCAAATGTAATAAGGGATTTTAACTGCAGATTACATACACTCAG GCTTAGACAGAGCGGAGTCACAGAAGATGGCTGTGCTGCTCTTGCTTCAGCTCTGAGCTTGAATCCCTCCTGTCTGCGAGAGCTGAACCTGGGAAACAACAAACTAACCGAAGCCGCGATAAAAAGTCTTTGCGATGTGCCTGACAATGGAATTTTCCAATTAGA ACTGAACGAGTGTTGCTTAACTGAGAGCTGCTGCGGTTCTCTGGCGTCTGTTCTCCTGAATGAATGCTCAAGCCTAAAAGTATTGAACCTGGGAGGAAATAATCTGCaggactcaggagtgaagactCTTTGTGGCGGAGTAGGAAGTCCAAACTGCAAACTGGAGATGTTGAG GCTCTTTAACTGTGGAGTCTCTGAGAAAGGCTGTGAATTTTTAGCATCAGTTCTGAGTGGAAAGCACTCAGTCTTGAAAGAACTGGACCTTAGCGGAAATAACCTTAAAGACACAGACACAAAGCTGCTGAACGTCTTAATCGAAGATCCAAGCAACAAGCTAGATCAACTCAA cTTATACTGA